Proteins encoded together in one Ciona intestinalis chromosome 3, KH, whole genome shotgun sequence window:
- the LOC100183191 gene encoding kinesin-like protein klp-20 — protein sequence MSSIRVYVRLRPVFYAPGQEPEETCIRAVSGRELEMINWRNTTQTVNYQFEQVFGEDTSQEEIFGTVVQPQMSRFLTHLENVSVFAYGPTGSGKTHTILGTDDSPGFIPRVMQSLFTRVRQNNEPGAQTLSMSYIEIYQENILDLLSTSKKSFTLKEDKNKSIIIPGITEKVIDNFESFESVFVPASKNRRVEKTKLNERSSRSHAILIIKLYSKNNTIPGKCQVAKLSIIDLAGSEDNRRTGNAGVRLKESGAINASLHVLSKVVDALCSSKPVRIPYRDSKLTRLLQDSLGGSSHTALVLNVSPELSSLLDTQSALNFASKSKQVVNKPFGVKVFADAPLLAPQKDTKQQNISEECKENIVETSFLHPSTKQHPKKHKLEMLEKAILAKQHVSAKKKKLVSLNESEKNVTSIETIKDIRDSAFQFKLFKEHIVSDQNEEFKEPPVCDNRSSETECFVELKQTSKCLHPNLVLTPKCKLSKTSKVFTLSVKKATDDQQLKLGKNKLTALVHVLYVGHSMIRQFHHLVLVSKCGCPSQYAVRYKSSFMSSLPADTLWKSTSPTTKRSGRGKRAVVKKKIDLGKGKILGEGTVGMEWPGLNAPLGNKIRRREESEQNEFLAKQEENKNAKKLQRQKFAADRGWTGGQWGGLKFGPPEPAEGHSYEDFSCVLLNVARVSHMSMERGRIYSMRSGVAIGNGNGLIGVGGATAPTIVSSVRKARIKAINRLQFFERWEERTVFEDVYVNHHKTWMYIRKQPAGYGLRCHRAIRDMCKLIGIKDIYVKIEGSKTMLNLVKCFFKGLRTQETYEQKANRVGYHIVEFDQLRHNFPVVLASPSSGEVNTEPYNDYEEYMNQELVLRDQRKRDPEKWSSFYKAVMPHARGPPVLPPMPVPSLLGDIKNLKVD from the exons atgagTAGCATTCGGGTTTATGTGCGGCTACGTCCTGTCTTTTATGCTCCAGGACAAGAACCGGAAGAGACTTGCATCCGCGCAGTGTCTGGCAGAGAACTTGAAATGATTAATTGGAGGAACACAACTCAAACGGTCAATTACCAATTCGAGCAAGTGTTTGGGGAAGATACTTCCCAGGAAGAGATCTTTGGAACTGTAGTGCAGCCTCAAATGTCTCGGTTTTTAACACATTTGGAGAATGTTTCAGTGTTTGCATACGGCCCAACAGGTTCAGGAAAAACTCACACTATTCTTGGAACCGATGATTCGCCCGGTTTTATTCCGAGAGTAATGCAGAGTTTATTCACCAGAGTTCGACAAAACAATGAACCTGGAGCCCAAACACTTTCAATGTCTTACATAGAGATATACCAGGAGAATATTCTCGACCTGCTGTCTACATCTAAGAAATCATTTACTCTTAaagaagataaaaataaaagtattatcATTCCCGGAATTACTGAGAAAGTTATTGAtaattttgaaagttttgAGAGTGTGTTTGTACCAGCCTCAAAAAATAGAAGAGTGGAAAAAACAAAGCTTAATGAAAGATCAAGTCGTTCACATGCTATACTTATCATCAAACTTTActcaaaaaataatactaTTCCTGGAAAATGTCAAGTTGCAAAGTTGTCCATCATTGATTTGGCTGGATCTGAAGATAATAGAAGAACTGGTAATGCTGGCGTCCGTTTAAAGGAATCAGGTGCAATCAATGCATCGTTACATGTTTTAAGTAAGGTGGTAGATGCTTTGTGTTCCAGCAAGCCAGTACGGATTCCTTACCGTGATAGTAAACTAACACGGCTTCTTCAAGACTCTTTAGGTGGCTCTTCACACACTGCTCTTGTGTTGAATGTATCACCAGAACTTTCTTCTTTATTAGACACCCAGAGTGCTTTGAATTTTGCCTCCAAGTCCAAGCAGGTAGTAAACAAGCCATTTGGAGTTAAGGTGTTTGCTGATGCACCTTTACTTGCACCACAAAAAGACACCAAGCAACAAAACATAAGTGAAGAATGTAAAGAAAACATAGTAGAAACTAGCTTTTTACATCCATCTACCAAGCAACATCCCAAGAAACATAAGTTAGAAATGCTGGAAAAGGCCATTCTTGCAAAGCAGCATGTCTCTGCTAAAAAGAAAAAGCTTGTGTCATTAAATGAGAGCGAAAAGAATGTAACGTCCATAGAAACAATTAAGGATATCCGGGATTCTGCTTTTCAATTCAAACTTTTCAAAGAACATATTGTATCTGATCAAAATGAAGAATTTAAAGAACCTCCAGTATGTGATAACAGATCTTCTGAAACAGAATGTTTTGTGGAACTGAAACAAACTTCTAAATGCTTGCATCCTAACTTAGTACTTACTCCCAAGTGCAAATTATCAAAAACTAGTAAAGTGTTTACACTAAGTGTTAAGAAA GCAACTGATGatcaacaattaaaattaggtaaaaataagttaactGCACTGGTACATGTTCTGTATGTTGGGCACAGTATGATTCGGCAGTTTCACCATTTGGTGCTGGTTTCAAAGTGCGGCTGTCCTTCTCAGTATGCTGTTCGATACAAATCCAGTTTCATGTCAAGTCTTCCTGCTGACACATTGTGGAAATCAACCTCTCCCACAACAAAGCGATCTGGCAGAGGCAAACGTGCTgttgtaaaaaagaaaattgacCTGGGGAAGGGGAAGATATTAGGAGAGGGAACTGTTGGTATGGAATGGCCAGGACTGAATGCTCCCCTTGGTAATAAGATCAGAAGGCGAGAAGAAAGTGAACAAAATGAATTCCTGGCCAAGCAAGAGGAGAATAAGAATgccaaaaaattacaaagacAGAAGTTTGCAGCTGATCGTGGATGGACAGGGGGTCAGTGGGGAGGACTCAAGTTTGGTCCACCTGAACCTGCAGAAGGTCATTCGTATGAAGACTTCAGCTGTGTCTTGTTGAATGTGGCGCGTGTTTCTCATATGAGCATGGAGCGTGGAAGAATCTACTCCATGCGATCAGGTGTTGCCATCGGTAATGGTAACGGGTTGATAGGAGTAGGTGGAGCTACAGCTCCCACTATCGTATCATCAGTGAGGAAAGCCAGGATAAAAGCGATCAATCGTCTTCAGTTTTTTGAAAG GTGGGAGGAAAGAACAGTATTTGAAGATGTTTATGTGAATCATCACAAAACGTGGATGTACATCAGGAAGCAACCTGCTGGGTATGGTTTAAGATGTCACCGGGCAATAAGGGACATGTGCAAACTAATTG GAATTAAAGACATTTATGTCAAAATTGAAGGTTCTAAAACCATGCTGAATCTTGTAAAGTGTTTCTTTAAGGGACTTCGTACGCAAGAAACGTATGAGCAGAAGGCCAATCGCGTCGGTTATCACATTGTCGAATTTGACCAACTGCGGCATAACTTTCCAGTTGTGCTCGCTTCGCCATCTAGCGGCGAAGTAAATACCGAACCTTACAACGACTACGAAGAATACATGAACCAAGAACTGGTGCTGCGTGATCAGCGAAAAAGAGATCCAGAAAAGTGGTCGTCATTTTATAAAGCAGTAATGCCACACGCTCGTGGCCCGCCCGTGTTACCGCCAATGCCTGTTCCCTCGCTACTCGGCGACATTAAGAATTTAAAAGTCGATTGA
- the LOC100185555 gene encoding enoyl-CoA delta isomerase 2, mitochondrial-like, with protein sequence MSSKYISFEIKEGYAILRFNRPQRKNAIIPEMQVALTHHLNQLESDESVKVVVLTGTGEYYTSGADFLGGNSMPGDVVDSLQIFKDLVDRLITFPKPIIAAVNGPAIGMGVTTLPLCDVVYASSSSTFITPFSRIAAAPEGCSSYTFSKAMGYAKANEMLLFNRTLSAQEAYTAGLVTEVFPKEVFKAEVQKRVEEIIDNPIKSMIYGKRLIRGPEIKTLLHVNEVEFKRLIERFQSEDVVVQAMKFFQKRQKLKEERMASKL encoded by the exons ATGTCTAGTAAATACAtttcatttgaaataaaagaaGGTTATGCAATTCTGCGATTCAACCGACCACAGAGGAAAAATGCAATCATACCAGAG ATGCAAGTTGCCCTCACCCACCACTTGAATCAGTTGGAAAGTGATGAAAGTGTTAAGGTGGTTGTACTTACTGGTACAGGGGAATATTACACAAGTGGAGCAGATTTTCTCGGTGGAAATTCTATGCCTGGAGATGTTGTGGATAGTCTTCAGATATTCAA AGATCTGGTCGACAGATTGATTACCTTTCCTAAACCAATCATTGCAGCTGTCAATGGTCCTGCTATTGGCATGGGTGTTACCACCTTACCATTGTGTGATGTTGTCTATGCCTCATCCAGCAGTACATTCATCACCCCATTCTCACGGATTGCTGCTGCACCGGAAGGTTGCTCATCTTACACATTTTCAAAAGCTATGGGCTATGCAAAG GCAAATGAGATGTTACTATTTAATCGCACATTATCAGCACAAGAAGCTTACACTGCAGGTCTTGTTACCGAAGTTTTTCCGAAAGAGGTTTTCAAAGCTGAAGTTCAGAAGCGTGTGGAAGAAATTATTGATAAcccaataaaa AGTATGATTTATGGAAAAAGATTGATAAGAGGACCAGAGATAAAAACTTTGCTTCACGTGAATGAAGTTGAATTCAAGCGTTTAATTGAACGATTTCAGTCTGAAGATGTAGTAGTTCAGGCGATGAAATTTTTCCAGAAACGTCAAAAACTCAAGGAAGAGAGAATGGCATCCAAGCTGTAG
- the LOC100179990 gene encoding enoyl-CoA delta isomerase 2, mitochondrial — MAMLTNFVLLEKFEGYAILRIARPHRKNAMVPKMYGDISRHLREVSDDENIKVVVLTGTGEYFTSGADLSDSDQRKKGQNKKQQANHFRDCIETLIKYPKPIIVAVNGPAIGIGVTLLGLCDVVYATDDATFLTPFSRNGMTPEACSSYTFPKIMGYAKANEMLLFNRMFSAHEAYIAGLVTEVFPKEVFIAEVQKRVEELIDNPIKSLVYGKQLIRGPEIPLLLKVNDQELERLDERHQSGDMTLQREKFFEARKKIKEARKAKL; from the exons ATGGCAATGTTGACCAACTTTGTGTTGCTGGAAAAGTTTGAAGGATACGCCATTTTAAGAATTGCAAGACCACATAGAAAAAATGCAATGGTACCAAAG ATGTATGGAGATATTTCTAGACATCTTCGAGAAGTTTCAGAtgatgaaaatataaaagtcgTAGTTTTGACCGGCACTGGAGAATACTTTACTAGTGGTGCAGATTTAAGTGACAGTGACCAACGTAAAAAGGGGCAGAACAAAAAGCAGCAGGCCAATCATTTTAG GGATTGCATTGAAACACTCATAAAATACCCAAAGCCTATCATAGTTGCAGTCAATGGACCTGCTATTGGAATCGGGGTTACTTTACTTGGTTTATGTGATGTGGTGTACGCAACTGATGATGCTACATTCTTAACACCATTTAGTCGTAATGGGATGACTCCTGAGGCTTGTTCAAGTTATACCTTTCCCAAGATCATGGGATATGCTAAG GCAAATGAAATGTTGCTGTTCAATCGCATGTTCTCAGCGCATGAAGCTTATATAGCAGGTCTTGTTACTGAAGTATTTCCGAAAGAAGTTTTTATAGCCGAAGTTCAGAAACGTGTTGAGGAGTTAATTGATAATCCGATAAAG agCTTGGTTTATGGAAAGCAATTGATACGTGGCCCTGAGATTCCACTTCTGCTTAAAGTAAATGACCAGGAACTTGAGCGGCTGGATGAAAGACACCAATCTGGGGATATGACCCTTCAAAGAGAAAAGTTTTTTGaggcaagaaaaaaaatcaaagaagcAAGAAAGGCAAAACTTTAA